In the Arachis ipaensis cultivar K30076 chromosome B10, Araip1.1, whole genome shotgun sequence genome, one interval contains:
- the LOC107620309 gene encoding glutathione S-transferase T2-like, giving the protein MTREVVACKKRWYKINKTIAQFAGCYDQASQNIRSGSNADDIKELAYKFYSINYGKKFTFERYWNMLRLEQKWKSQLPTQSGGSKRTKVSATGAYSSSSNPETPLADEPGVDSPIFPQGSKKSKRKGKGKAQMSENFNEKKSSVVKKLSLMEEIKNVREKELMDREKKEKRRGYIEQRLWQSKRRSYKFKRQ; this is encoded by the coding sequence ATGACAAGGGAGGTTGTTGCATGTAAGAAACGATGGTATAAGATCAACAAGACTATTGCACAATTTGCTGGTTGCTACGATCAAGCTAGTCAAAATATAAGGAGTGGTTCAAATGCTGATGATATAAAGGAGTTGGCCTATAAATTTTATTCCATAAATTATGGTAAAAAATTCACTTTTGAGAGGTATTGGAACATGCTTCGGTTGGAGCAAAAATGGAAAAGCCAACTACCTACACAGAGTGGCGGCTCGAAGAGAACCAAGGTTAGTGCAACTGGAGCATACTCATCCTCATCAAACCCAGAAACACCGTTGGCTGACGAACCCGGTGTGGACTCTCCCATTTTCCCACAAGGATCAAAGAAGAGCAAGCGAAAAGGTAAGGGAAAAGCACAAATGTCTGAAAATTTTAACGAAAAGAAATCATCGGTTGTTAAAAAATTATCTCTCATGGAAGAAATTAAGAATGTTAGAGAAAAGGAACTAATGGAtagggaaaaaaaagagaagaggagaggATATATAGAGCAAAGATTATGGCAATCAAAGAGAAGGAGTTACAAATTCAAGCggcaatga